Below is a window of Sulfolobales archaeon DNA.
CTCCTTCAAAAGCGCCTTTAGATCCTCGAGATCCTCCTCCGATATGTTCCACCTACTCATTAGATTCCTAAACTCGGGAAGCTGATCTATTGGAGGATTTCTCTCGAAGAACGCATAGTGGAGGATATAGAGTAATATAGAGGCATCGCTACCAGGTCTTATAGGTATCCATATATCGGAAACCATAGCTGTTCTCGAGAACCTTGGATCGAAACATATAAATATAGCCCCCCTCTCCTTGCTCTTCAATAGATGAGCCATAGAGAGTGGATGGGCCTCTGCCGGGTTAGAGAAAAATAGTACGACATCTGCTAGGGATAGATCCTCTAGACTTGCTGTCTCAGCACCCCATCCATAGGTAACACCTAGCCCTGTAACTGTTGAGCTATGGCACTTCCTATACTGGGAATCGATATTAGAGGTTCCAAGATATATGGCTAGCTTTGTAACTAGATAGGCTTCATCGTTAAACAATACCGATGAGCCCATAAGCTGAACCGGGTTATCCTTGCCAACATAGTAGAAGCCATCGCCTCTTCTCGGATAGCCTGTTCTCGATCTCCACTCGCTAAGGATTTCAGATAGCTTCCCAGCGATATATTCAAAAGCCTCTTCCCATGATATTGGTTTCCACATGGGTGGATATCTATTGATTATTGAGGAAAGCTCTTCCCAGCTAGATGCAGATAGGATCTCCTCTGGAGGAGGTTTTTCACCGGTTCTAATCATCGGTGTTAAGATCCTCCTATCACTCGAAACTATTTTATGAGAGGCAACGCCCTTAGGACAGAGAGACCCTCTATTTATATATGAATCCATAGATCCCCTAGTCCACACAATATTCATCCCATCTGTATAGAAGTCTATAGAGCATCCTACAGAGCAATAGGGACATATAACACTTATAACCTTAAGCTTATCAAGCCCCATCTTACCGCCTATCTCCCCTAAGGCCCATCTATGTTTATAGAGCCTTCCAACTATATGCTGCACCCTTCTACAATACTAATGTAAGAAGGCATATATAGTTATGAAAGATAATTGAAATTCATCGAGATAGATATATAAAGTCTATATAAATTATATTGTGCAGGCTTCTCACTAGCTATAACCGATCAAATCAACAGTATTCAGCTAGATCCATCAGCGTTCTTGCTAAATAAATCTCTCTCCCACGATAATCAATAAGGTCTCCTCTATTCCCTATCTCCTTCTCACTAGTATATCCTGTAAGCACGAGAATCCCCTTAACACCTGAATCCACGGCGAGCTTCATATCTGTATCAAATCTATCTCCAATCACAGCTATCCCTTTTCTAGAAATCCTATATCTATTTGTTATATACTCGATTATCCATGGATTAGGCTTTCCAGCGATATAGTCAACGCTTCTCCCGCTAGCCCTTTCAAGAGCTGCTACTATACTTCCAGCACCTGGATCTAACCCGTCTTCCACGGGGATCAAGTGATCTGTATTAGTTGCTATAAAAAGGGCTCCCCTTAAAAGGGCTCTCACAGCTGCTCTAAGCTTTATATAGTTAAAATTCCTGTCGAGACCCACAACCACAGCTCTTGCTCTCTCTGCATCGTTAATAGTTAAGACCCTGTGGCCTGCTAGGATTAACTCCTCCATCAACCCCTCCTCCCCTATCATATATACCTCTGTACTGCCTTCTCTCTGCCGCAGCCACTCTGATGCTAGGAATCCGCTGGTTAGAATCATTTCTGGGGGCACCTCTATCCCCAGCCTTTTTAGGGCTTCTCCATATGATGCTCTACTTCTAGTTGAGTTATTGGTTAGAAATAGAACTATGATCCCTTTTCCCATTAGCTTCTTTAGAGCCTTTAGATTCTCCTCTATAGGCTTAGATCCTATCCATACTACGCCATCTAGATCTACAAGCAGGGCTTCTAAACCATCTATACATCCATGGATCCTCTTAAACATATATCTCCCAATTGCGTATTTCCAGAGAATTTATAGCTTATAACCCATGATATCCACTACCAAATGGTATACATCTTGAACCCAACAGCCCTAGCCACAGCCCTTTCTATCTCTTTTATCCTCTCCCTAGTCCTCTCATGGATCATATATAGGCTTGGGCTAAGGCTTGGAATAGTTGGTAGAGATGTTCATAAGAGCTGGGAGAGCTATGCTGTGAGAATAGGCGGATTATCACTTATATCAGCACCCCTGGTATCCCTCGCTATATTGCCTTCGAGGGATATACTGGTGTTTCTCATAATCAGTGCTATATCTGGCTTAATTGGATTTATAGATGATATAAAATCTCTACCAGCGGTTAGAAAGGTATTGATCACAGTGATCCCAGGTCTTATTCACTTAACAACAGGTCTATATGATCCTAGGCTATATATACCCATGCTAGGGGAGA
It encodes the following:
- a CDS encoding molybdopterin-dependent oxidoreductase; translation: MGLDKLKVISVICPYCSVGCSIDFYTDGMNIVWTRGSMDSYINRGSLCPKGVASHKIVSSDRRILTPMIRTGEKPPPEEILSASSWEELSSIINRYPPMWKPISWEEAFEYIAGKLSEILSEWRSRTGYPRRGDGFYYVGKDNPVQLMGSSVLFNDEAYLVTKLAIYLGTSNIDSQYRKCHSSTVTGLGVTYGWGAETASLEDLSLADVVLFFSNPAEAHPLSMAHLLKSKERGAIFICFDPRFSRTAMVSDIWIPIRPGSDASILLYILHYAFFERNPPIDQLPEFRNLMSRWNISEEDLEDLKALLKE
- a CDS encoding HAD-IIA family hydrolase, encoding MFKRIHGCIDGLEALLVDLDGVVWIGSKPIEENLKALKKLMGKGIIVLFLTNNSTRSRASYGEALKRLGIEVPPEMILTSGFLASEWLRQREGSTEVYMIGEEGLMEELILAGHRVLTINDAERARAVVVGLDRNFNYIKLRAAVRALLRGALFIATNTDHLIPVEDGLDPGAGSIVAALERASGRSVDYIAGKPNPWIIEYITNRYRISRKGIAVIGDRFDTDMKLAVDSGVKGILVLTGYTSEKEIGNRGDLIDYRGREIYLARTLMDLAEYC